The following DNA comes from Methanosarcina vacuolata Z-761.
ATTTTAAAGCGCATAGCTGCGGGAGAGCCGAGGAGTTCTTCATAGAATTCGAGGGCTGAGTTAAGGTCGTTTATGTAGAGGCGGGAGAGGGTTTGAAGGATTTTCATTATATCACAAAAACCGATTTTTGTTATACTTCTATAAATTATCATCTTTTCCACAATATAAAAAATTATATATATGTTTCAAAACAATGAATTAAAAATTATTTTTTGGGTTAAAGTTCCATTGAGGTAGGCCAATAAATGGATGATGTGATAGAAGAACTGCTGAAAATTGTAGTTGAATCTCTGCAATCTGAAGAAGGAAATTTAAACAAAGCAGTTGACCTTGCAATTAATTTTTCAACAAAAAATTCGATCTCTGCCAGCCTATTATTAGGTCTAAGCAATTCTTATGGATCAAAGGGATCCTATGAATTAGCTTATATATTTGCAAAGGCTGCTGCAAGCTTATCAATAGGGTCTGAAAAAGCAGTTGCTCATCATAATGCTGGACTAGCCGCTGATTATTTGAACTTAGTAACTGAAGCAGAAGAACAGTATAAGTTTGCTCTGGAAACTGATCCAAAACATATAGCTGCTCACTCAAACTACGGAAGGCTTCTTAAACAAATGGGACGCCTAGAAGAGGCGGAAGAACAGTATAAACTTGCTCTTGAAACTAAGCGTGCTCTAGAAACTGACCCAAAACATGTAGTTATTCACTCAAACTATGGAAATCTCCTAGAAGAAATGGGGCGACTGGAAGAGGCGGAAGAACAGTATAAACTTGCTCTAAAAATCGATCCTAACTATGCAGCCGCTCACTATAATTATGGAATTTTACTTTCAGAAATAGAGCATTGGAAAGAAGCAGAATATCATTATAAACTTGCTCTAAAACTCAATCCCAAACATGTAGATACCCACTTAAATTATGGAAATCTCCTTCAAAAAATGGATCGCCTTGGAGAAGCAGAAGAACAGTATAAGCTTGCTCTGGAAGCAGACCCCAAACACGTGAATACACACTTAAGTTACGGAGTTCTCCTGCAAGAAATGAGGCATCTTGAAGAAGCAGAAGAACAGTGCAGACTTGCTCTGGAAGCAGATCCCAAGAATGTGAATGCACACTATAATTACGGAATTCTCCTTGCAGATATGGAACGTCTTGAAGAAGCAGAAGAACAGTATAAAGTTGCAATAAAGCTAGATCCCAAGGAGCCAAATATCCATGGTGCTTACGGTTTACTTTTATTATCAAAAAATTTAGAATCAATCGAAGCTATAAACGAAACAAAAATAGCATCCCATTTATTTGAAGAACGTGGGGACAGGATAAAGGAACATTTATCTTTTGCGTGGTTTTACGAAGAACTTGCAAATAAATATTATAATTTGAGAGATTACCAAAAAAGCGGCAAGTACGCTGACAAATCAGGGGACGAATACATTGAAGCCGGAAAGCAGGCAGGAGAAAGTTTCAAGGGCACTTCTTTAACCAAAGGCTATACGCTTAAAGGAAGAGCTAAAATTCGAACACTTGAAATTAAAACTCCTTTTTACAAAAATATTATTAAGAGAATCTGGAACAAGGAATCTTACGAGATTGAAAAATTCACGAAAATCATTGATTGTATAATGGATGCATCCAGATGCTATGAAAAAGCGGCTAACGTGTCTCCAAAAGATAATCAGTTATGTGATGCCTGTTCATTTTCAATGTTTTGTCTTTCGGACATGCTCGACTATATGCTTGCAGTTACAAAGCAAGAAAAAACACCTCAGCTTGAAGACAAATTGGAAAATTGGAATGAAAAGTTGTCAATTGCTAAAAACGCGTATAAAGAGCATAGTAAAGGAGAACTCTTTATTGAATCTCTTTATAAATTAAAGGATTGCATACAAAATCTGAATAAATATAGAAAGCATGGAACGAGAGAATATGGAAGAGCTTTTGAGGAATGTCGCAAAGAATTAACTGAAATAGCAAATAATATAGAAGGTCCGCTTCAGAAAATCATCGAGGATGCAACGAAAAAAATGGATATCTGTTGTCTCAAACAATTACCTTATACAGGTACTGAGACTGGATCTATACTTCAACCCAGTAAATTATCTGAATTTTTGAATTGGACTTTAGATCCAAAAAGAATAGGAATAGGAGTATTTGGAATCATAATTACAGTTATTGTTAATCATTACAATGAATATCTTTTTTCTTTGATCAAAAGAACTGTAACTATGCTTCTCAGTAAAATACAATCCATTTTAATCTGTTTTTAGAAAAAGCTGGTTTTACTGTGCTCAGATTTATTTCATTCTAGCCCACAACAAATTATTCCACAACAAATATTACTAACCTCTTTATTATCTGGCTTCAGGTTTCAACCTTAATTCCCAAATTTTAAGCGCATACTTTTTGTATCCCTATTTTGCTCATTTAATTCGTGTGCAGATGCATACTAACTTACTCATTTCCAAACAACAATTCAAAAACTATCTATACTATTATGCGCTTATTATATAAGCGCATGAAGTCTATCCTCCGCATCAAGAAAATAAATGGAATTGAGTACTGGTACGAAGATATTCCTTATTACGATAAGGAAAAGAAACAAATTCGCCATAAATCCAAATATGTTGGCAGAAACATAAACGGTAAACCTGTTAGAGTTCGTGACGCATTAAACTCTTCCGATGAAATCGTGCAAGATGAGACTTCTTTCGTTTCCAGCAAACCTGTAAATGCTTATAACTATGGTGAGTTCCTTCCATTACAGAAAATAGTAGAAGAACTCAAAATTGAAGAGTATCTTGGTGATCTGTTCAATGAAAAAGACAGGAACATGATACTTTCAATGGCACTTAATCGTGTAATTCGTCCTACAGCTATGTATAACCTTAAAACCTGGTATGAGAATTCTGTTCTTTCTCTCCAGTGGCCTGAGTTACCCTTGAAAAGTCAAAACATCAGTAATCTACTTGCAAAAGTAGGTAATAGCGACATTCCATCCATGTTTATGGGTAAAATGTTTAGAAATCTTGGGACAAAACGCACATTAATGTACGATCTTACCAGTTTATCGAGCTACTCACAACTAATTAATCTTCTTGAATACGGATACAATAGAGACAATTGCGATCTTCCTCAAATAAATCTCTCCATGATTGTGGATAAGGAAAAAGGAATTCCGGTGATGTATGACATCTATCCTGGAAGTATTGTAGACGTTACAACTCTTAAAAATACTCTAAAAAAGATAGAAGCTCATGGAATGGAAAACTATACACTGGTAATGGATAGAGGATTTTTCAGCAAGGGAAACATTGAGGAATTAGTAAGGGAAAAGATTCCTTTTATTATGCCAGCTACAATGGCACTTAAAAGTGTCAAAGAGCTTATGAGTTCAGTACAAAAAGACATCGAAAGTCCGGAATATCTTCATAAGTTTCACAAAAAACCAATATTTGTAAAGCCAGTGACTCTTGAGGAAAAGGAATTCAAGATCAATGGATACTGTTTCTATGATCCAAAGAGAGAAATGGACGAAAAAAGCACATTTTACTCCCGTCTTTATGATATGAAGGAAAAACTGGAAGAAACAGCAATACCAGGATGGAGAAATGCGGCAGAGGTGTTCAAAGAGAGAGCAAGGGAAATGGCAAGTTTCTATTCGTGGAAAAAGATAGAT
Coding sequences within:
- a CDS encoding tetratricopeptide repeat protein; the protein is MDDVIEELLKIVVESLQSEEGNLNKAVDLAINFSTKNSISASLLLGLSNSYGSKGSYELAYIFAKAAASLSIGSEKAVAHHNAGLAADYLNLVTEAEEQYKFALETDPKHIAAHSNYGRLLKQMGRLEEAEEQYKLALETKRALETDPKHVVIHSNYGNLLEEMGRLEEAEEQYKLALKIDPNYAAAHYNYGILLSEIEHWKEAEYHYKLALKLNPKHVDTHLNYGNLLQKMDRLGEAEEQYKLALEADPKHVNTHLSYGVLLQEMRHLEEAEEQCRLALEADPKNVNAHYNYGILLADMERLEEAEEQYKVAIKLDPKEPNIHGAYGLLLLSKNLESIEAINETKIASHLFEERGDRIKEHLSFAWFYEELANKYYNLRDYQKSGKYADKSGDEYIEAGKQAGESFKGTSLTKGYTLKGRAKIRTLEIKTPFYKNIIKRIWNKESYEIEKFTKIIDCIMDASRCYEKAANVSPKDNQLCDACSFSMFCLSDMLDYMLAVTKQEKTPQLEDKLENWNEKLSIAKNAYKEHSKGELFIESLYKLKDCIQNLNKYRKHGTREYGRAFEECRKELTEIANNIEGPLQKIIEDATKKMDICCLKQLPYTGTETGSILQPSKLSEFLNWTLDPKRIGIGVFGIIITVIVNHYNEYLFSLIKRTVTMLLSKIQSILICF
- a CDS encoding IS1634 family transposase produces the protein MKSILRIKKINGIEYWYEDIPYYDKEKKQIRHKSKYVGRNINGKPVRVRDALNSSDEIVQDETSFVSSKPVNAYNYGEFLPLQKIVEELKIEEYLGDLFNEKDRNMILSMALNRVIRPTAMYNLKTWYENSVLSLQWPELPLKSQNISNLLAKVGNSDIPSMFMGKMFRNLGTKRTLMYDLTSLSSYSQLINLLEYGYNRDNCDLPQINLSMIVDKEKGIPVMYDIYPGSIVDVTTLKNTLKKIEAHGMENYTLVMDRGFFSKGNIEELVREKIPFIMPATMALKSVKELMSSVQKDIESPEYLHKFHKKPIFVKPVTLEEKEFKINGYCFYDPKREMDEKSTFYSRLYDMKEKLEETAIPGWRNAAEVFKERAREMASFYSWKKIDDHFKINIKKNAVSQRINRMGKFFLFYYGERDWVECLTYYRERDIVEKGFKVMKNDIQSLPLNTNKDSTTKGFIFVCFIGLIIRMKLLSMMKETKIIEDYTVESLLLELEKIRKVELQNGEVIVTELTRKQKEIMEKLNLCA